Below is a genomic region from bacterium.
CAGACTTCGAGAATTACAAGAAGCGCGAAGAAGCCAAGCAGGCTGAGATTCTGGCCTTTGCAAAGGAAGTTACAATCGTAAAGCTGTTGCCAACGCTGGATGCGCTCGAACAGGGCTTGCGCCACGCTCCGGAAGGAGTGGATGAAAAATGGCTGCAAGGTATAGAAGGCACTCTGCAGAAATTAGATAAAGTCCTGCTGGAGATGGGTGTGCAAAAGATTGAAGCGGTCGGAAAGCAGTTTGATCCAAACTTCCACGAAGCAGTCCGCGAAGTCCCGGGAGAAGAAGACGGTAAAGTTATGGAAGAGCTTCAAACCGGATACGAAATCAACGGCAAAGTCATCCGACCAAGCCAAGTAGTAATTAGTAAGAAACAGTAGCAATGGCACAGGATGATAAAACCGAATTTGATCAGTATGTAGATGAATTGGAATACAAGAACCGAAATCAATTTATTCCCGGTGCTTATGCAAATGCAAACTCTTGGCCAAAGTCATTATGGATGCATCAAAGAGGTTGGAGAGGTAAAGTAATTAAATTTTCAGCAGCTATTACCTTATTAGGAATATTAGTGGCAATCATTTTTAACATCATAGATTTAATTTAGAGAAAGGAACTAAACATATGTCAAAAATTATAGGAATCGACTTGGGAACAAGTAACTCTGCGGCTAGCGCTATGGAAGGCGGCAAGCCTGTCATTATCCCTGCTGCAGAAGGTAATAGCGTAGGCGGAAAAGCTTTTCCATCTTACGTTGCATTTACCAAAGACGGCCAGCTGCTCGTAGGTGAGCCAGCTCGTCGTCAGGCAGTAACCAACCCGGAAGGCACAGTCTTCGAAGCGAAGCGCAAGATGGGTACTAACTTTCGTTACAAAATTAACGATAAAGAATATTCACCAGAACAGATCAGCGCTTTCATTTTGCAAAAGATCAAGCGTGACGCAGAAGCTTATCTGGGCGATAAAGTAGAGAAAGCAGTTATTACCGTACCTGCATACTTTGATGACGCTCAGCGCCAGGCAACCAAGCAAGCTGGTGAAATCGCTGGCTTGGAAGTTGTTCGCGTAATCAACGAACCAACTGCAGCTGCATTTGCTTACGGTATCGACAAGACCGGCGCACAGGATCAGAAGATTTTGGTGTTCGACCTTGGAGGTGGAACTTTGGACGTAACCATTATGGAATTCTCCGAAACCGAAGAAGATGGTAAGACTCAGGCCACCTTCGAAGTAAAGTCTACTTCTGGTGATACTGCTCTGGGTGGTAAGGATATGGACGCTGCCTTAATCGATTTTATCACCAATGAATTTAAATCCCAAAGCGGCATTGATTTAACCTCTGACAAAATGGCGATGAACCGCGTTCGCGAAGCTGCAGAAAAAGCCAAGATCGAACTTTCCACTACTTTAGAGACTGACATAATTTTACCTTTCATTGCGCAGAACGAAACCGGTTCTCAGAACTTAGAAATGAAGATCACCCGCGCTAAATTGGAAGATTTAGTTAAACCTATTGTTTCCAAAATGCGCGCTCCTGTAGAGCAGGCCATCAAAGACGCCGGGTTAACCCCTCAGCAGATCGATAAGATCATCTTAATTGGCGGTCCGACCCGTATGCCTGCCGTTCAGAAGTTCGTAGAAGATTACGTAGGCAAGCAGGTAGAACGCGGCGTTGACCCAATGGAAGCCGTAGCAAAAGGCGCTGCAGTACAAGCCGGCGTATTAGGCGGCGAAGTATCTAGCAAGGAAATCTTGTTGCTTGATGTAACTCCATTAACTCTTGGGCTCGAAACCTTGGGCGGCGTTCGCACGCCGTTAATCGATCGCAATACCACGATTCCAACTTCTAAATCTCAAACCTTTAGTACAGCGGCAGACAATCAGACATCTGTACAGATTCATGTTTTGCAGGGTGAACGCGAATTTGCGGCCGACAACAAATCTCTTGGAACATTTAACTTAGATGGAATTCCACCAGCGCCACGCGGCGTGCCTCAGGTCGAAGTTACCTTCGACATTGATGCCAGCGGTATCTTAAAAGTTACCGCCAAAGATAAGGCCAGCGGCAAAGACGCTAATATTACCATTCAAGGCTCTTCTTCTCTTTCCAAAGAAGATGTCGAACGTATGAAGCAGGAAGCCGAAGCGCATGCCAGCGAAGACCGCAAGCGCAAAGAATTAGTAGACAAGCGCAACGAAGCCGACACACTTATTGCGGTGTCCGAGAAAACTCTTAAGGATGCAGGCGAGAAGGTGTTAGACGCCGATAAGGTGGCTACAGAAACTGCTATCGCAGAGTTAAAAGAAGTAAAAGATAAAGAAGATGTAGACGCTATTCAGACTAAGCTGCAGGCTTTGTCCGAAGCTATCCAAAAGGTTGGCGCAGCCATGTATCAGCAGGGCGACATTAAGGAAGGCGATGCCGGTACAGTGGATCCAAACGAAAAAGAAATCCCATCCAACGAGGACGGGCCGGTGGATGCTGAGTACAAAGAAGTGCCGAAAGATGGGCAAGGCGGCTCTGGCGAAGGCTCTAACAGCGAGCAAAAGTAGTCTATAAAAAGGAAGGGCGCGAATTGCAATGCAAGCAATTCGCGCTAAGTGATGTGGGTAATGCGGATATATGCGAAGCTAGTCAGGCTTCTGGAAGGAATATAAAAGTGAAGGGCGGAAGTATGCGGGGCTAAATGGCAGCCCCGGCTAAAGTGTATTTCTTCTGTGTCGGTAGTTTCCAAATTACCATCCTCCTATTAGTCTGGGGTGTACTCTGATTGTGCGGGCCGTTAGCTCGCGCTAGAACCCGGCACCTCCGGTTCGAGAATTTTTACTGAAGTGCTTCATAATCAATCACCACCTGTAAACGCCGGAATTATCCCCATTAGCCTAGGAGCTTGTTATGTACCAATCGGGGGACTGGCTAGTCGATCGATAAGTAAGAACCTAAACTTATTTAAATTATAGACCCTTAATTATTAAATTACAAAACCATGTCAGGAAATAATCCACAAAATCAGGAAAATAATCAAAATAACCAGCAAATTCAGATCAAAATGGATGATGCGAAAATTGCTGGCAGCTATGCCAACCAGATTTTTGTAACTAATACTCCCGAGGAATTCATTTTAGATTTTATGAGCCTTCTTCCTAATTCACCGATGGGCCAGCTCATTCAGAGGATAATCTTAAACCCCGAACATGCAAGACGGTTTAATAATATTTTAACCGAACAGTTAAAGCGTTATGATAATAAGGAGTTACCAGCAGCTGCTCCGATGGAAACAACCCCGAACAGAATGGGTTTTAAGACCGAATAATAATTTTTAATGGCCAAAAAAGATTTTTACGAAGTATTAGGAGTCAGCAAAAGCGCCAGCGCTGATGAGATCAAGAAAGCCTACCGCAAGCTGGCTCATAAGTACCACCCGGACAAGGGCCAGGGAAATGATGAGAAGTTTAAGGAAGTTAATGAAGCTTATCAGGTGCTCTCCGACAGCGAAAAGAAAAGTCAGTACGATCAGTACGGACAGACTTTTGAAGACGCCCAGCGCAACGGCGGCGGTTTTGGCGGCAACCCCTTTGGCGGAGGTAATCCGTTTGGGGGCGGTTTTGATTTTTCCGGTTTTAGCGGACAGGGTGGCGTAGAATTCGACCTTGGCGATATTTTTGGAGATTTATTCGGGGGCGCACGCGGCCGCCAAGCGGCGCGCGAACGCGGCATTGATCTGGAAATGCCCGTAACTATTTCTTTCGAGGAAGCAGTGTTTGGCGTTACTCGCAATTTAACTTTAGAAAAGAAAGACGCCTGTAAGACGTGTGGCGGCAACGGTGCTAAGCCAGGCACCAAAGTCGTCACTTGCTCTGTGTGTCATGGTCAGGGCCAGATTCGCGCGCAGCGCCGCACTGTGTTTGGCAATGTCGCGACCAGCGTAGCCTGCGAAAAATGCGAAGGTACCGGACAAGTGCCAGAGGACCCTTGCGATACCTGTAAGGGAGCGGGAATAATGCGCCAGGAAAAAACTATTGAGGTTTCTATTCCAGCCGGCATTGACGACGGCCAGCGCGTTCGCATAACAGGTGAAGGGGAATTAGGTTATCGAGGCTCTAAGCCTGGCGACCTGTATTTATCTATTCGCGTTAGGCCCCACAAAGAATTTAAGCGTCAGGGCTTTAATTTGTACAAAGACTTGCCAGTAAGCTTTACGCAGGCAGCATTAGGAACCAAAATCAAGCTCGACACCTTAGACGGCGCGATTGAGTTAAAAATCCCTGCCGGGACACAGTCGGGTAAAATTTTCCGGGTTCCAAGCAAGGGCGTGCCAGTGATCAACTCTAATTCTAAGCGCGGAGATTTGTTTATCACAGCGCGCGTGGTGATCCCTCATAAGCTTTCCAAGGAAGAGTCGGAACTAATTAAAAAGCTCGCCGAATTAAATGGCGAAACTGTGGAAGTTAACAAAAGCTTTTGGGAAAATATCAAAGATAGTTTTTAATCCAAACCGCACTGCCAAGCAAGCAGGCGGTTTTTATTTGTGGTATAATGTAGGAAATAGATTCAAAAGCGCTGTAAAATTAGCGGCCTCAAAAGAAACAAAAGTGGAAATATTTTCTACAATTCAGATGTTAATCAAGACCTTCAATTGGCATACGCCATCGTGGGATTTGTTTATCTTGCTTTTCTGGCTGGTTGCGAGTGTGATCTACGCTTTTTCTAGCGGCCGCAGCCGCATTTTAACGATTTTGATCAGTGTCTATATGGCGCAGCTGCTGGTTATAGAAATGCCGTTTTTGGGCGAAGTGGTGTCGGATAAATTAAATGTCGCTACCGGCACCTTGCAGCAGCTAGCCGCATTTGTGATTTTGTTTATCATTTTATTCATTTTCCTCGGTCGCTATGCGTTTAAGAGTTCTGCCGACGGCCGTGAATTTAAAGCCATTGGGTTTGGTCTGTTATTTTCCTTTTTTCAAGTAGGATTGCTGATTAACATTGTATTAGGGTATTTGCCGGATTATGTACAAAATACCTTTTCGCCTCTAGTAACATATATATTCCTCCATGAGTACAGCAATTTTATCTGGCTGGCTTTGCCTGTCGTATTCCTGGTGGTTATTGGCCGGTTTATTTCGGATAGGCGAGAGGATTAAAAATACTATTTAGAATGACCGCAGCGCCAAAATGCGTTGCGGTTTTTTTTCTTGACAAACAAGCCGAAAATAGCTAAAATTATAGACTATTTTAATATTATTAACTTATACAAATGGAGTTTAATTCTGAGCAAAACAGTCAAAAGAAAGGATGGAACTGGAGAATAGTTAACTATTTTCTAAGCAATCCGCAGATTACATTATTGCTATTTTTGATGCTGGTAATTATGGGCATCGGTAGCTTTTTCTCTTTAAGGGTGGAAGGCTTCCCCGAGGTTAAGGTTCCTGTCGCTATTGTTACAACTGTGGTGCCTGGCGCAGGTCCGGAGACTGTTCAAAATACTGTCACTGGTCCTTTAGAAGATGCTTTTAAAGACTTGAAAGGCGTAAAGGATGTCAGTTCTTCTTCTCAAGCTAACTTTTCTACAATTGTAATTAATTATGACGATAGTTCGGATCTGAATGTTGCTGTTCAGGAAGCCCGAACCAAGGCAGCAGCTGTAAATTTGCCGGACGGCGTGCAGGAGTCGAATATTTTTGTTCCAGAAGTCTCTGGTGCTCCTTTCTATGTTTCTGTGTCCGGTGGTACAGATTTGATTACGCTCCGCAACGATTCTGAAAACTTAAAAGCGAAACTCTTGGACATTAAAGGCGTTAAGAGTTTTACCGAAATTTCTGGAATTGAAGAAAAGATCTTTGTAGAATTGCCGCCACAGTTCCAGCTGCCTCAGGTAATAGAGCAGATTAAAGCCGCCAATATCGGCTTTCCTTTAGGTGAATCTGTTATAGATGGCAAGCGCGTTCAGGTAGTCGGCAAGTCTGGAGTAGCGTCGCTGGAAGATATTCGCGCTATCCGCATTAATCTTCCTCAGGTTGGACCGCAGGCTCCTCAGCAAGTTGCTTTGGCAGACATTGCCCAAGTATATTTAGGAGTTGATTATGGTGATAAAGTCCACCGTGTTGGGTATTTGGACAAGGATGCGAATCAGTTCAAAATTCAGCCAGCTGTATTATATGAAGTGCGTTTAGATAAGGACGCTGATATCTTGTCGTTGAATAAGGAAGTGGAGAAAGTTGTACATGATACTAATTCTTCCAACAGTAAAATCGATTATGCCATTGTCTTTAACCAGGCTGATCAGTCGCAGCGCCAGGTAGACGAAATTATTGAAGGCGCTGTGGGCGGCAAATGGGGCGATAACCCTATTGGATATGTTGGAATTTTGTTTGGTGGCATGTGGCTATTGGTTATCGGCATGCTGTTCTTCTTGGACTGGCGCACTGCGCTTATCTCTACGCTTGCCATTCCGCTTTCGTTTTTGGCTACTTTTATTGTTTTAAATCTCGCGGGTATCAACTTGAACACGCTGGTATTGTTTTCTCTGGTTTTGGTGCTGGGTCTTATTGTTGATCCGGCTATTGTGGTGCTGGAATCCATTCGCCGTTATGTTGACATTGGCTATAAGGGCAAAGCTGCAGTGCTTAGGTCTGTGGAAGTAATCGGCTATGGATTGTTTATTGCTGTGGTTACCTCGATGATCGTATTCGTGCCATTTGGCGTGGTGTCTGGTACTTTTGGCGAAATTATCAAGTATATCCCATGGACTGTATTCCCAGCACTGACTGCTTCCTATTTTGTTCCATTGATCTTTTTAACTTGGCTTGGTGCTAAGTTTATTAAGCCTGTTCCGGGAGCGGAATTGCGGGATGAGGACGATATCCATACGCTATGGCCGCTGGCGCGCTGGTTTATTCGCACCAACCGTTACATCCTCAAGCATCGCTTTATACAGATTTTAGTTATCGTTCTTGCTTTTGCAATTCCGATCGGCGTTACCGCGGCATTATTCGCCACCAATGAGGTTCGCCAGGTTCAGTTTGCTCAGCCGGATGATTCGGAATTCTTAAGCCTGTCTATTCCGCGCCCGACTAATCAGACTTATCGCGACTTACTGATTCAATCTACAGACGTAGAAAATATCTTAAAGAATTACTCTGGAGAAATTAAGACTTTCTTCTACCAATCTATCGATGGCAGCGGGGATCAATCGACCATGAGCGTGTTTATCGAGCTTCGCTTGTTAGAGGATCGTGATCGCAAGAGTCCGGAAATTGCCAAATCTATCCAGAATGACTTGCGTGCAAAGTTTGGGGAACAGGCGACTGCTTCCGAAATCGGGGCAGGTCCGCCATCTGGAACCTTCCCGGTTAGTTTAAAGATTTTTGAAAATGATTCCACCAAGCTGGCCGTGGCGAGTAATCGTATCGCCGAAGAATTACGCTCTTACCCAGAAGTAGATTTTGTGGTTACCGATTACCAGACTCAAAGCAAAGAGTTGGTTGTTAAGGTGGATCCTCTCAAGGCAGCCAGTAATGGCTTATCAGCGCCGGCTATTTATGGCCAGGTTGCGGGTTTGCTGGGGGAGACTACTCTGTATCGTTTGGAAGGCACCGATGTAGTTTTGCGAGTCCCTCAGGATTCTAAGCCGGCAACTAAGGAAGCGTTACTGTCTAGCTTGGTATTTGGTACCAATGGCCCTGTAGCCTTGAACCAGGTGGCTGTGGTAGAAGAATCAAGCGTGCCATCTTCCATTCGCAGCTTAAACGGCGAACGCTACGCCAGCGTTAGCGCCACCGTCAAGGATGCGCGCGACTCCATTAATATTCAGCGCAAGATTACAGATTGGGCAAAAGCCAACACCGCGACTTTGGGCGTTAATGACCGCGCTTTCGACGAACGTGCTGGCGTTGATGAATTCGAAAAGTCTTTCCAGGAGCTATTCTTGGCAATCTTCCTGGCGATATTAGTTAGCTATGTTGTCTTTGTACTGTTCTTTAAGAGCTTTGTTCAACCCTTTAT
It encodes:
- the dnaJ gene encoding molecular chaperone DnaJ → MAKKDFYEVLGVSKSASADEIKKAYRKLAHKYHPDKGQGNDEKFKEVNEAYQVLSDSEKKSQYDQYGQTFEDAQRNGGGFGGNPFGGGNPFGGGFDFSGFSGQGGVEFDLGDIFGDLFGGARGRQAARERGIDLEMPVTISFEEAVFGVTRNLTLEKKDACKTCGGNGAKPGTKVVTCSVCHGQGQIRAQRRTVFGNVATSVACEKCEGTGQVPEDPCDTCKGAGIMRQEKTIEVSIPAGIDDGQRVRITGEGELGYRGSKPGDLYLSIRVRPHKEFKRQGFNLYKDLPVSFTQAALGTKIKLDTLDGAIELKIPAGTQSGKIFRVPSKGVPVINSNSKRGDLFITARVVIPHKLSKEESELIKKLAELNGETVEVNKSFWENIKDSF
- a CDS encoding efflux RND transporter permease subunit, encoding MEFNSEQNSQKKGWNWRIVNYFLSNPQITLLLFLMLVIMGIGSFFSLRVEGFPEVKVPVAIVTTVVPGAGPETVQNTVTGPLEDAFKDLKGVKDVSSSSQANFSTIVINYDDSSDLNVAVQEARTKAAAVNLPDGVQESNIFVPEVSGAPFYVSVSGGTDLITLRNDSENLKAKLLDIKGVKSFTEISGIEEKIFVELPPQFQLPQVIEQIKAANIGFPLGESVIDGKRVQVVGKSGVASLEDIRAIRINLPQVGPQAPQQVALADIAQVYLGVDYGDKVHRVGYLDKDANQFKIQPAVLYEVRLDKDADILSLNKEVEKVVHDTNSSNSKIDYAIVFNQADQSQRQVDEIIEGAVGGKWGDNPIGYVGILFGGMWLLVIGMLFFLDWRTALISTLAIPLSFLATFIVLNLAGINLNTLVLFSLVLVLGLIVDPAIVVLESIRRYVDIGYKGKAAVLRSVEVIGYGLFIAVVTSMIVFVPFGVVSGTFGEIIKYIPWTVFPALTASYFVPLIFLTWLGAKFIKPVPGAELRDEDDIHTLWPLARWFIRTNRYILKHRFIQILVIVLAFAIPIGVTAALFATNEVRQVQFAQPDDSEFLSLSIPRPTNQTYRDLLIQSTDVENILKNYSGEIKTFFYQSIDGSGDQSTMSVFIELRLLEDRDRKSPEIAKSIQNDLRAKFGEQATASEIGAGPPSGTFPVSLKIFENDSTKLAVASNRIAEELRSYPEVDFVVTDYQTQSKELVVKVDPLKAASNGLSAPAIYGQVAGLLGETTLYRLEGTDVVLRVPQDSKPATKEALLSSLVFGTNGPVALNQVAVVEESSVPSSIRSLNGERYASVSATVKDARDSINIQRKITDWAKANTATLGVNDRAFDERAGVDEFEKSFQELFLAIFLAILVSYVVFVLFFKSFVQPFIIIFAIPLILIGVFPALAFFAGGQFGFLEIIGILMVIGIAENVGIFLIDYANRKIDEGMDKNEAVAIASGIRLRAIILTKITALAGLMPLAVFSPFWRGLAVVVIFGILSSGVLSLFTTPVLYSWFTRVKKPKGVLPGEENPIALPGAVPSYDHPTNLPPNLPV
- a CDS encoding nucleotide exchange factor GrpE, which produces MNTDLEDNLNTQDEIDDATADVTEAAGDTDTLARQVAELKEEAATNLSGWQRSQADFENYKKREEAKQAEILAFAKEVTIVKLLPTLDALEQGLRHAPEGVDEKWLQGIEGTLQKLDKVLLEMGVQKIEAVGKQFDPNFHEAVREVPGEEDGKVMEELQTGYEINGKVIRPSQVVISKKQ
- the dnaK gene encoding molecular chaperone DnaK, with the translated sequence MSKIIGIDLGTSNSAASAMEGGKPVIIPAAEGNSVGGKAFPSYVAFTKDGQLLVGEPARRQAVTNPEGTVFEAKRKMGTNFRYKINDKEYSPEQISAFILQKIKRDAEAYLGDKVEKAVITVPAYFDDAQRQATKQAGEIAGLEVVRVINEPTAAAFAYGIDKTGAQDQKILVFDLGGGTLDVTIMEFSETEEDGKTQATFEVKSTSGDTALGGKDMDAALIDFITNEFKSQSGIDLTSDKMAMNRVREAAEKAKIELSTTLETDIILPFIAQNETGSQNLEMKITRAKLEDLVKPIVSKMRAPVEQAIKDAGLTPQQIDKIILIGGPTRMPAVQKFVEDYVGKQVERGVDPMEAVAKGAAVQAGVLGGEVSSKEILLLDVTPLTLGLETLGGVRTPLIDRNTTIPTSKSQTFSTAADNQTSVQIHVLQGEREFAADNKSLGTFNLDGIPPAPRGVPQVEVTFDIDASGILKVTAKDKASGKDANITIQGSSSLSKEDVERMKQEAEAHASEDRKRKELVDKRNEADTLIAVSEKTLKDAGEKVLDADKVATETAIAELKEVKDKEDVDAIQTKLQALSEAIQKVGAAMYQQGDIKEGDAGTVDPNEKEIPSNEDGPVDAEYKEVPKDGQGGSGEGSNSEQK
- a CDS encoding DUF3467 domain-containing protein, producing the protein MSGNNPQNQENNQNNQQIQIKMDDAKIAGSYANQIFVTNTPEEFILDFMSLLPNSPMGQLIQRIILNPEHARRFNNILTEQLKRYDNKELPAAAPMETTPNRMGFKTE